From the Colletotrichum lupini chromosome 10, complete sequence genome, one window contains:
- a CDS encoding coatomer WD associated region yields the protein MKVDVKRQLFARSERVKGIDFHPQEPWILTTLYSGHVYIWSYETQQIVKTFELTDVPVRAGRFVARKNWIVCGSDDFQIRVYNYNTSEKITSFEAHPDYIRAIAIHPTQPFVLTASDDMTIKLWDWEKGWKCVQVFEGHGHYVMGLAINPKDTNTFASASLDRTVKIWSLGSATPNFTLEAHEAKGVNHVDYYPHSDKPYLLTTSDDRTVKVWDYTTKSLIATLEGHTNNVSFACYHPELPVIISGSEDGTIRIWHANTYRFEQSLNYGLERAWCVSYQKGKQGVAVGFDDGAVVVKLGREEPAVSMDASGKLVWARHNEVVSAIIKGGDASIKDNEPISLPVKELGTCEVYPSTLVHNPNGRFVAVCGDGEYIIYTALAWRNKAFGSALDFVWASKENTNDFAIRESATSVKVYKNFVEKAGGLDVGFQAEGLTGGVLLGVKGQGGISFFDWQTGGLVRRIEVEPREVYWSDSGELVALACEDTFYVLRFSREAYVEGVQTNQIDEDGVEAAFEVITDINESVRTGEWVGDCFLYTNSTNRLNYLVGDQTYTVSHFDQSMYILGYIQRDSRIYLADKDVGVTSFSLSLPVLEYQTLVLRDDMETAQELLHTIPADQLNKIARFLEGQGHKELALEVATDPEHKFDLALGLGQLDTALELAREADVEHKWKTVGDAALAGWQVAVAQECFTHAKDLGSLLLLYSSTSDRSGLSKLSDQAQEAGAHNVAFSCKWLLGDVAGCVEILTKTGRLAEAVLFSQTYKPSLTADVVKEWKESLEKGKKGRVAKMVGAPVEDEDLFPEWDEWLQLEKQGGAAPQVAEVTKVNGTDATEEAEGAEEAEEADEADEADGADEDADEEMAEAEEDEE from the exons ATGAAGGTCGACGTGAAG CGACAATTGTTCGCCCGCAGCGAGCGGGTGAAGGGCATTGACTTTCACCCTCAAGAGCCATGGATTCTTACGACTTTGTACAGCGGTCATGTCTACATCTGGTCATACGAGACTCAGCAGATCGTCAAGACCTTCGAGCTCACCGATGTCCCTGTCCGAGCCGGCCGATTCGTCGCAAGAAAGAACTGGATTGTCTGCGGTTCCGATGACTTTCAGATTCGTGTATACAACTACAACACCTCAGAGAAGATCACCTCCTTCGAGGCCCATCCCGATTACATTCGCGCCATCGCCATTCACCCGACACAACCTTTCGTGCTGACCGCCTCCGATGACATGACGATTAAGCTCTGGGATTGGGAGAAGGGCTGGAAGTGCGTCCAAGTCTTTGAGGGCCACGGCCATTACGTTATGGGCCTCGCCATCAACCCCAAGGATACCAACACCTTCGCTTCCGCATCCCTTGACCGTACTGTCAAGATCTGGAGTCTCGGCTCGGCGACGCCCAACTTCACTCTCGAGGCCCACGAGGCCAAGGGTGTCAACCACGTCGACTACTACCCTCACTCTGACAAGCCCTATCTTCTGACGACATCCGACGATCGCACCGTCAAGGTCTGGGATTACACCACCAAATCTCTGATCGCCACCCTCGAGGGCCACACGAACAACGTCTCTTTCGCATGCTATCACCCCGAGCTGCCAGTCATCATTTCCGGTTCCGAAGACGGCACCATTAGGATATGGCACGCAAATACATACCGATTCGAGCAGTCTCTCAACTATGGCCTGGAGCGCGCATGGTGCGTTTCCTACCAGAAGGGCAAGCAAGGCGTAGCTGTTGGTTTCGACGATGGTGCTGTCGTTGTGAAGCTGGGTCGTGAGGAGCCAGCCGTGTCAATGGATGCGTCAGGAAAGCTTGTGTGGGCCCGCCACAACGAAGTCGTCTCTGCAATTATCAAGGGTGGAG ATGCCTCGATCAAGGACAACGAGCCCATTTCCCTTCCTGTCAAGGAGCTCGGTACCTGCGAAGTGTACCCCTCGACCCTTGTACACAACCCGAATGGTCGATTTGTCGCAGTCTGCGGAGACGGAGAATACATCATCTACACGGCTCTCGCTTGGCGTAACAAGGCCTTTGGCTCTGCGCTGGACTTCGTCTGGGCATCCAAGGAGAACACCAACGACTTCGCCATCCGAGAGTCGGCAACCAGCGTCAAGGTGTATAAGAACTTTGTTGAGAAGGCGGGTGGCCTCGATGTCGGTTTCCAGGCTGAAGGCTTGACTGGAGGTGTCCTTCTTGGTGTCAAGGGCCAAGGGGGTATCTCATTCTTTGACTGGCAGACCGGTGGTCTGGTCAGACGCATTGAGGTCGAGCCGAGAGAG GTGTACTGGTCTGATAGCGGCGAATTGGTTGCCCTCGCATGCGAAGACACCTTCTACGTCTTGCGTTTCTCGCGCGAAGCCTACGTCGAGGGTGTCCAAACCAACCAGATTGACGAAGATGGTGTCGAGGCCGCCTTTGAGGTCATCACGGACATCAACGAGAG TGTTCGCACCGGAGAGTGGGTTGGAGATTGCTTCCTATACACCAACAGCACCAACCGGTTGAACTACCTTGTGGGCGACCAGACTTACACGGTATCCCACTTCGACCAGTCCATGTACATCCTGGGTTACATCCAGCGTGATTCAAGAATCTACCTGGCTGATAAGGACGTCGGTGTCACCTCCTTTTCCTTGTCCTTGCCTGTGCTCGAGTACCAGACTCTGGTTCTTCGTGACGATATGGAGACTGCACAAGAACTCTTGCACACGATTCCTGCAGACCAACTCAACAAGATCGCGCGATTCTTGGAGGGACAGGGTCACAAGGAACTTGCCCTGGAGGTTGCTACCGATCCCGAACACAAGTTTGACCTCGCTCTCGGACTGGGTCAGTTGGATACTGCTCTCGAGTTGGCGAGAGAGGCAGATGTTGAGCACAAGTGGAAGACAGTCGGAGACGCTGCCCTTGCCGGATGGCAGGTCGCCGTGGCGCAAGAGTGCTTTACACATGCGAAGGACCTTGGCTCGTTGCTCCTTCTCTACTCTTCCACATCCGACCGCAGTGGCCTGTCAAAACTCTCTGACCAAGCGCAAGAGGCCGGCGCTCACAACGTGGCATTTAGCTGCAAGTGGCTGCTAGGCGACGTTGCTGGCTGCGTGGAGATTCTTACCAAGACTGGACGGTTAGCGGAGGCTGTCTTGTTCTCGCAAACATACAAGCCTAGTCTGACGGCAGATGTCGTCAAGGAGTGGAAGGAAAGCCTCGAAAAGGGGAAGAAGGGCCGCGTCGCCAAGATGGTCGGTGCTCCGGTAGAAGACGAAGACCTGTTCCCCGAGTGGGACGAGTGGCTTCAACTCGAGAAGCAGGGTGGCGCCGCGCCTCAAGTTGCCGAGGTCACGAAGGTCAACGGAACAGACGCGACTGAGGAGGCCGAGGGGGCCGAGGAGGCAGAGGAGGCAGACGAGGCAGACGAGGCAGACGGGGCCGATGAGGACGCCGACGAGGAGATGGCCGAGGCGGAAGAGGATGAGGAGTAG
- a CDS encoding mannitol dehydrogenase domain-containing protein yields the protein MSTQQFTKKAVHFGAGNIGRGFVACFLHNSGYEVVFADVADALIDKLNETPSYRVIEVGAEGTNENTITNYRAINSRTHEAELVEEIATADVVTCSVGPNILKFIAPVIAKGIDKRPSDLAPISVIACENAIGATDTLAEHIKDPRNTAAHRLEDHHERARYANSAIDRIVPAQDPNAGLDVTLEKFYEWVVERTPFEEIPSIEGINWVDELAPFIERKLYTVNTGHATAAYHGYNRGKRTVYDALQDKAIMAEVRKALEETSNLIISKHGIDEKAQREYAAKIIRRIGNPHLEDAVERVGRAPLRKLSRKERFVGPAAELAEKGEDCTALLRAAEMAFRFQDVEGDDESKELSKLMSENSPEEAVTKICGIQSSEKIHPMLAAVVRKVQADSEE from the coding sequence ATGTCAACACAACAATTCACTAAGAAGGCCGTCCACTTCGGCGCCGGCAACATCGGCCGTGGATTCGTCGCCTGCTTTCTCCACAACTCCGGCTACGAGGTCGTCTTCGCCGACGTCGCCGATGCTCTCATTGATAAGCTGAACGAGACCCCTTCATACCGGGTTATCGAGGTCGGTGCTGAGGGTACCAACGAGAACACAATTACAAACTACCGCGCCATCAACTCAAGAACACACGAGGCAGAGCTGGTCGAGGAGATTGCCACGGCTGATGTCGTCACGTGCTCCGTCGGCCCAAACATCCTCAAGTTTATCGCCCCCGTCATCGCCAAGGGTATTGACAAGCGTCCCAGCGACCTGGCACCCATCTCTGTCATTGCCTGCGAGAACGCTATTGGCGCCACCGACACCCTTGCTGAGCACATCAAGGACCCTCGCAACACTGCTGCCCACCGCTTGGAGGACCACCACGAGCGTGCACGGTACGCCAACTCCGCCATTGACCGCATCGTTCCTGCTCAGGACCCCAATGCTGGTCTCGACGTCACCCTCGAGAAGTTCTACGAGTGGGTAGTCGAGCGTACACCCTTCGAGGAGATTCCCAGCATTGAGGGTATCAACTGGGTCGATGAGCTCGCTCCTTTCATTGAGCGCAAGCTTTACACCGTCAACACTGGCCACGCTACTGCTGCCTACCACGGTTACAACCGCGGTAAGCGCACCGTCTACGATGCACTTCAGGACAAGGCCATCATGGCCGAGGTTCGTAAGGCTCTCGAGGAGACCAGCAACCTGATCATTAGCAAGCACGGCATCGACGAGAAGGCCCAGCGTGAGTACGCTGCCAAGATCATTCGCCGCATCGGCAACCCCCATTTGGAGGACGCTGTTGAGCGTGTCGGACGCGCGCCTCTCCGCAAGTTGAGCCGCAAGGAGCGCTTCGTCGGCCCCGCGGCCGAGCTTGCCGAGAAGGGTGAGGACTGCACTGCTCTGCTCCGCGCAGCTGAGATGGCGTTCCGCTTCCAGGACGTTGAGGGTGATGATGAGAGCAAGGAGCTCTCCAAGCTCATGTCTGAGAATTCCCCCGAGGAGGCTGTTACCAAGATCTGTGGCATCCAGTCTTCGGAGAAGATTCACCCCATGTTGGCTGCTGTTGTTCGCAAGGTCCAGGCCGACAGTGAGGAATGA
- a CDS encoding phosphoglucose isomerase, producing MPQASSLPAWAELQAHRDNVGKNFVLKEAFAADTDRFAKFSRTFKNSASGTDILFDFSKNFLNDETLHLLVKLAEQANLEKKRDAMFAGEKINFTEKRAVYHSALRNVGDWDMKVDGVDVMGNKGGVREVLEHMKEFSEQVRSGEWKGYTGKKLTTIVNVGIGGSDLGPVMVTEALKHYGAKDQTLHFVSNIDGTHMAEALANSDPETTLFLIASKTFTTAETTTNANTAKSWFLEKTDGKGEIAKHFVALSTNEEEVTKFGIDAKNMFGFESWVGGRYSVWSAIGLSVAIYVGYDNFHKFLAGAHEMDKHFRETPLAENIPVLGGLLSVWYSDFFQAQTHLVAPFDQYLHRFPAYLQQLSMESNGKTITSDGTPAKYTTGPILFGEPCTNAQHSFFQLVHQGTKLIPADFILAAKSHNPIGDGVHQKMLASNYFAQAEALMVGKTADQVRAEGAPEELVPHKIFLGNRPTTSILVGGHIGPAELGALIVYYEHLTFTEAAIWDINAFDQWGVELGKVLAKKILKELDEAGNGEGHDASTGGLIGAFKKYSNL from the exons ATGCCTCAAGCATCCAGCCTTCCCGCGTGGGCCGAGCTCCAGGCTCACCGCGACAACGTCGGCAAGAACTTTGTCCTGAAGGAAGCCTTCGCAGCCGACACGGATCGTTTCGCCAAGTTCAGCCGTACCTTCAAGAACTCGGCTTCGGGCACCGACATCCTCTTTGACTTTTCAAAGAACTTCCTCAACGATGAGACCCTCCACCTCCTCGTCAAGCTCGCCGAGCAGGCCAACCTCGAGAAGAAGCGCGATGCCATGTTCGCCGGCGAGAAAATCAACTTCACCGAGAAGCGCGCCGTCTACCACTCCGCCCTCCGCAACGTCGGCGACTGGGACATGAAGGTGGACGGTGTCGACGTCATGGGCAACAAGGGCGGTGTCCGCGAGGTTCTCGAGCACATGAAGGAGTTCTCCGAGCAGGTCCGCAGCGGCGAGTGGAAGGGCTACACCGGCAAGAAGCTCACCACCATTGTCAACGTCGGTATCGGAGGTTCCGATCT CGGCCCCGTCATGGTCACCGAGGCCCTCAAGCACTACGGTGCCAAGGACCAAACCCTCCACTTCGTCTCCAACATTGACGGTACTCACATGGCCGAGGCCCTCGCCAACTCGGATCCCGAGACCACCCTCTTCCTCATCGCCTCCAAGACCTTCACCACCGCGGAGACCACCACCAACGCCAACACGGCCAAGTCGTGGTTCCTCGAGAAGACGGACGGCAAGGGCGAGATCGCCAAGCACTTTGTTGCTCTGTCCACCAACGAGGAGGAGGTCACCAAGTTCGGCATCGACGCCAAGAACATGTTCGGCTTCGAGAGCTGGGTTGGCGGTCGCTACTCCGTCTGGAGTGCCATTGGCCTCAGTGTCGCCATCTACGTCGGCTACGACAACTTCCATAAGTTCCTTGCCGGTGCCCACGAGATGGACAAGCACTTCCGCGAGACTCCCCTCGCGGAAAACATCCCCGTTCTGGGAGGTCTCCTGAGCGTTTGGTACTCTGACTTCTTCCAGGCCCAGACCCACCTGGTTGCTCC CTTCGACCAGTACCTGCACCGCTTCCCTGCCTACCTCCAGCAGCTTTCCATGGAGTCCAACGGCAAGACCATCACCTCTGACGGAACTCCCGCCAAGTACACCACCG GTCCCATCCTCTTCGGCGAGCCCTGCACCAACGCCCAGCACTCCTTCTTCCAGCTCGTCCACCAGGGTACCAAGCTGATCCCCGCCGACTTCATCTTGGCCGCCAAGAGCCACAACCCCATTGGCGACGGTGTCCACCAGAAGATGCTCGCCTCCAACTACTTTGCCCAGGCTGAGGCCCTTATGGTCGGCAAGACCGCTGACCAGGTCCGCGCCGAGGGTGCCCCCGAGGAGCTTGTCCCCCACAAGATCTTCCTCGGCAACCGCCCCACCACCAGCATCTTGGTCGGTGGCCACATTGGCCCCGCCGAGCTTGGTGCTCTGATTGTCTACTACGAGCACCTTACCTTCACTGAGGCCGCCATCTGGGACATCAACGCCTTTGACCAGTGGGGTGTCGAGCTGGGCAAGGTCCTGGCCAAGAAGATTCTCAAGGAGCTTGACGAGGCTGGCAACGGTGAGGGCCACGACGCCTCCACTGGCGGTCTGATTGGCGCTTTCAAGAAGTACTCCAACTTGTAA